In Paenacidovorax monticola, the genomic window TCGCCCACGATCTTGTAATCGCCGGGGTTCTTGGACTTGGAGATGTTGGCGGCCAGGATGGAGCCGTCCATGATGAACGCATCGGCACGGCCGGTTTCCAGCATCAGGAAGCTGTCGGCATGGTCCTTGCCCATGACTTCCTTGAAGGTCAGGCCGTCGGCGCGCTTGTTCTTGCGCAGCGTCTGCACCGAGGTGGTGCCCGTGGTCGTGACCAGGGTCTTGCCGTTCAGGTCCTTGATGCCGTTGATGCCCGACTTGGCGTTCACGGCGATGCGCACTTCTTCCACGTAGGTGGTCACGGCGAAGGCCACGTCCTTCTGGCGCGCCAAGTTGTTGGTGGTGGAGCCGCACTCGATGTCCACCGTGCCGTTCTGCACCAGCGGAATACGGTTCTGCGAGGTCACGGGCTGGTACTTCACCTCCAGCTTGGGCAAGCCCAGCTGCTTCTGGATATCAGCCAGGACACGCTCGCCCATTTCGGTATGGAAGCCCACATACTTGCCGTTGCCCAGGGTATAGCCCAGGCCCGAAGATTCACGCACCCCCAGGGTCACGCTGCCCGAGGACTTGATCTTGGCCAGGGTATCGCCAGCCTGCGCGAATGCGCAGCCAGCGGCCAGAGCGGTCACGGCAACCGCCAGCAATTGCTTCTTCATACGAACTCCTTATGGGTGAAGCGGAAAGAATGAATTTTAGAGATTCGCCGCGCCGGTCATGCCCGCAGGGCGAATTCCATGCGAAACGTCATTGTGCAGGGCTATCGCCTTAGAAGGGACCTGATCCGTAGGGTATTTCCAGAAGTCCCGCAGCAAATAGCTCACTGGAAGGTTCAGCGCCATGCCCTTTGGGGGAATCGGACGGGCGAACCATTTGTCATATATGGCATATATCTCGCGGCTGGTAATCAGGCGCCGCATTTCCTCGTCCACGAGTTTCTTGAATCCGGGGTCGTTCTTGGGCAGCATGATGGCCAGTGGCTCCGTCGTCATGAACCGCCCCACCACCTTGAGCGCCTTGGGGTCGGGCCGGTTGGCGGCCAGGCCGTAGAGCAGCACGTCGTCCATCACGAAGGCGTCGGCCTCGCCCTTTTCGACCATCTCGACGGCGCGGGCGTGGTCCGGGGCCTCCAGCAGCGTGATGCCCATGAGCCGCTCGCGGTTCGCCTGCTCGGCGGCCTTGAG contains:
- a CDS encoding amino acid ABC transporter substrate-binding protein, translating into MKKQLLAVAVTALAAGCAFAQAGDTLAKIKSSGSVTLGVRESSGLGYTLGNGKYVGFHTEMGERVLADIQKQLGLPKLEVKYQPVTSQNRIPLVQNGTVDIECGSTTNNLARQKDVAFAVTTYVEEVRIAVNAKSGINGIKDLNGKTLVTTTGTTSVQTLRKNKRADGLTFKEVMGKDHADSFLMLETGRADAFIMDGSILAANISKSKNPGDYKIVGEVLSVEPIACMLRKDDPAFKKAVDDSIKRQIADGSLGKLYDKWFLQPIPPANVKIGLPLSDATKDAWANPNDKPMESYEVK
- a CDS encoding amino acid ABC transporter substrate-binding protein: MKHQHRNMAWGLALLCCATAASAQGVLERIAGGGKLVIAHRESSVPFSYVDGGKPMGYAVDLCLRLAEVVRKKTGMRDMAVEFLQVTPANRIAMVEQGKADMECGSTTNNAERREKVAFTVPHFITGARLLVRASSNVDRVEDLAGKKLVSTKGTTPLKAAEQANRERLMGITLLEAPDHARAVEMVEKGEADAFVMDDVLLYGLAANRPDPKALKVVGRFMTTEPLAIMLPKNDPGFKKLVDEEMRRLITSREIYAIYDKWFARPIPPKGMALNLPVSYLLRDFWKYPTDQVPSKAIALHNDVSHGIRPAGMTGAANL